A region from the Nonlabens sp. YIK11 genome encodes:
- a CDS encoding alpha-amylase family glycosyl hydrolase: MKNFLLSICIVALCASCNSNKNPDTVPTVQAETYFDWDAANVYFLLTDRFNNGDTANDTIVKRDEETAVLRGFEGGDFAGIQQKIEEDYFTDLGVNAIWLTPIFEQVKGGVDEGTGFTYAYHGYWAKDWTAVEPSYGTMEEFKELVKAAHGKNIRILLDVVINHTGPVTAQDPQWPDDWVRTGPTCTYQDQETAVSCTLTNNLPDIRTDSTTEVELPQLLAEKWKQEGRYEQEKEELDTFFKNSGLARTPVNYIIKWVTDYARETGVDGFRIDTVKHVEEEVWTTFIEQSRIAYEEWKDNNPDEMIHDDEFFILGELYGYYAAGGRDYYFNGNPVNYFDSGYDAMINFGFKEDAKKDYKSLFTQYQSIIDSLNASTTTSDVAFMNYISSHDDGQPLDPMRENSLETGTKLLLTTGMSQVYYGDETARVLMAENAQGDANLRTNMNWDGIDQNTLRHWQKLGTFRSKHPAVGAGKSYDLAHDGPGYVTARLYEKNDYKDDVIIGVGLPDGNTTIDVSKVFKDQKQLNNAYTDQTLEIKNGRVEVMAQNGVVLIESLK, encoded by the coding sequence ATGAAGAACTTCTTATTATCCATATGCATTGTCGCTTTATGTGCAAGTTGTAACTCTAATAAAAACCCAGATACTGTTCCAACAGTGCAAGCTGAGACTTACTTTGATTGGGATGCAGCAAATGTATATTTTCTCTTGACAGATCGATTTAACAATGGGGACACTGCAAACGATACTATAGTCAAAAGAGATGAAGAAACTGCGGTTTTAAGAGGCTTTGAAGGCGGAGATTTTGCAGGAATACAGCAAAAAATAGAAGAAGATTACTTTACAGATCTAGGTGTGAATGCCATCTGGCTCACGCCCATTTTTGAACAAGTAAAAGGTGGCGTTGATGAAGGCACCGGCTTTACATATGCGTATCATGGATATTGGGCTAAAGACTGGACGGCAGTAGAGCCATCCTATGGTACCATGGAAGAATTTAAGGAACTTGTGAAAGCTGCTCATGGTAAGAACATCAGAATCTTACTCGACGTGGTAATAAATCACACAGGACCTGTAACAGCGCAAGATCCACAGTGGCCTGACGATTGGGTACGCACTGGACCTACCTGTACCTATCAGGATCAAGAAACTGCGGTAAGCTGTACGCTAACCAATAATTTACCAGACATAAGAACAGATAGCACTACCGAAGTTGAGCTACCACAACTACTAGCCGAAAAATGGAAGCAGGAAGGCCGTTATGAACAAGAGAAGGAAGAGTTGGACACATTCTTCAAAAACTCTGGACTGGCAAGAACACCTGTCAACTACATCATCAAATGGGTGACTGACTATGCTCGCGAGACCGGTGTGGATGGCTTTAGAATTGATACCGTTAAACATGTCGAAGAAGAAGTATGGACCACTTTCATAGAGCAATCCAGGATCGCATATGAAGAATGGAAAGACAATAATCCTGATGAGATGATTCATGATGATGAGTTCTTTATTCTTGGCGAACTCTACGGTTACTATGCTGCAGGTGGTCGGGATTATTATTTTAACGGCAATCCAGTCAATTACTTTGATTCTGGATACGATGCGATGATCAATTTTGGCTTTAAAGAAGATGCCAAAAAAGATTATAAATCACTGTTCACCCAATATCAGTCTATCATTGACAGTCTTAATGCTTCTACTACCACTAGTGATGTGGCATTTATGAACTACATCAGTTCCCATGATGATGGCCAGCCATTGGATCCCATGAGAGAAAATTCACTGGAAACTGGCACTAAACTTTTGCTAACCACGGGAATGTCACAAGTCTATTATGGTGATGAAACCGCAAGAGTTCTTATGGCAGAAAACGCACAAGGTGACGCTAATTTGCGTACCAACATGAATTGGGATGGTATTGATCAAAATACTTTAAGGCATTGGCAAAAACTGGGAACCTTTCGTAGTAAGCATCCAGCGGTTGGTGCTGGTAAGTCATATGATTTAGCTCATGATGGGCCTGGATATGTGACCGCCAGGCTTTATGAAAAAAATGACTACAAAGACGACGTCATCATAGGTGTTGGATTGCCTGATGGTAACACAACGATAGATGTTTCCAAAGTTTTCAAAGATCAAAAACAGCTCAATAATGCTTATACGGATCAAACCCTTGAAATCAAAAACGGTAGAGTAGAAGTAATGGCCCAAAATGGTGTCGTGCTCATCGAATCTCTCAAATAG
- a CDS encoding acyl-CoA thioesterase, translated as MDHSLPIFEDQRTVSHDEIDDLDHVNNVVYVQWANDIAMKHWMTVAPQEILDKYDWVMIKHCIEYKRSAVLNDLIKIKTQVGRATNVRYERFIEIYHAATNTLLAKTVSDWCAIDKEGKPVRISQELRDLFEIKE; from the coding sequence TTGGACCACAGCCTTCCCATTTTTGAAGATCAACGCACGGTTTCTCATGACGAGATTGATGACCTAGACCATGTCAATAATGTCGTTTATGTCCAATGGGCTAATGATATTGCCATGAAACACTGGATGACGGTGGCACCTCAAGAAATTCTTGACAAATATGATTGGGTCATGATCAAACATTGTATCGAATATAAAAGATCTGCCGTATTAAATGATCTTATCAAGATCAAGACTCAAGTAGGACGAGCAACAAACGTTAGGTACGAGCGTTTTATAGAGATCTACCATGCAGCGACCAATACATTACTGGCCAAAACGGTATCTGACTGGTGCGCTATCGACAAAGAAGGAAAACCGGTGCGCATCTCCCAAGAATTGCGAGACCTTTTTGAAATAAAGGAATGA
- a CDS encoding carboxypeptidase-like regulatory domain-containing protein has protein sequence MRNIAFYIPFAIFLIFSGCTEETIEINGKGSISGTVVQDITFESLANVKISTNPSSNTVFTDADGRFTLEVESGTYAVKAEKDGFLVEFESADVEIGEETLVVFELQVSTANNKPPSSPTLTTPVDDAMDVPVETTLDWEATDVDEDDLTYTVELRNANSNTVEVFTDIETSELEVSLQYQTTYFWQVIVEDGINPPVLSTLNSFTTVDFPINTYHFVRKNGANNVIYGADDEENEVALTNSNTNSWRPRVNRTVSKVAFLRNVGANAQLFTMDLDGSNVRQISNDVPVVGFNLDEVDISWSNNGSFIYYPSLDKLYRIATDGSGLTLVYQTTNGNLITEVDFNSGVIALKTNDFDGYNVEIFTINENGQELSTVLSGMPGAAGGIQLSIDNRQLLYSRDVSGFVSSSYRQLDSRVFLYGFATAASTQYTVNKPAGTNDMDPRFSPTDAQVIVTNRPNNQNTSGSLQTINPAIVNPRENLIDNAFMPDWE, from the coding sequence ATGAGGAATATAGCATTTTATATACCGTTTGCAATCTTCTTGATCTTTTCAGGATGTACCGAAGAAACCATTGAGATCAATGGGAAAGGCAGCATTTCTGGAACTGTTGTTCAAGACATCACATTTGAAAGCCTTGCTAATGTCAAGATTTCTACCAACCCTAGTTCCAACACCGTTTTTACTGATGCCGACGGAAGGTTTACTCTAGAGGTAGAAAGCGGCACCTATGCCGTCAAGGCAGAAAAGGATGGATTTCTAGTAGAATTTGAATCTGCAGACGTTGAAATAGGAGAGGAGACCCTAGTGGTGTTTGAGCTGCAGGTATCTACAGCCAATAATAAACCACCATCATCGCCTACACTTACAACTCCTGTGGACGATGCCATGGATGTGCCAGTGGAAACCACGCTGGACTGGGAAGCTACTGATGTTGATGAAGATGATTTGACCTACACGGTAGAATTACGCAATGCAAACTCTAACACGGTAGAGGTATTTACAGATATAGAAACCAGTGAATTAGAAGTATCTCTTCAATATCAAACGACTTACTTCTGGCAAGTCATTGTGGAAGATGGTATCAATCCGCCAGTTTTAAGCACCTTGAATAGTTTCACTACAGTAGATTTTCCTATAAACACATATCATTTTGTTCGTAAAAATGGTGCGAACAACGTTATTTATGGAGCAGATGATGAAGAAAATGAAGTCGCACTGACTAACAGCAATACCAATAGCTGGCGCCCACGAGTGAATAGAACGGTTTCAAAAGTTGCATTTTTAAGAAATGTTGGTGCCAATGCGCAGCTGTTTACGATGGACCTAGACGGCAGCAATGTGCGTCAAATTAGTAATGATGTTCCCGTAGTAGGATTTAATCTGGATGAGGTGGATATTTCTTGGTCCAATAATGGGAGCTTTATTTACTATCCATCTTTAGACAAGCTTTACAGAATAGCTACTGATGGCAGTGGACTTACACTTGTTTATCAAACTACTAATGGTAACCTAATTACAGAAGTAGATTTCAACAGTGGTGTTATTGCGTTAAAGACAAATGACTTTGACGGCTACAATGTTGAAATCTTTACCATTAATGAAAATGGTCAAGAATTAAGTACCGTTTTAAGCGGTATGCCTGGTGCTGCTGGAGGCATTCAATTAAGTATAGACAACAGGCAATTGCTCTATAGTCGTGATGTGTCGGGTTTTGTAAGTAGTAGTTATCGACAGCTGGATTCTAGGGTTTTCCTTTATGGGTTTGCCACTGCAGCCAGCACTCAATACACCGTCAACAAACCCGCTGGAACAAACGATATGGATCCTCGATTTTCACCTACAGACGCTCAGGTAATTGTGACCAATCGGCCCAATAATCAAAATACATCTGGTTCACTTCAAACAATTAATCCTGCAATCGTTAACCCTCGCGAAAATTTAATAGATAATGCCTTTATGCCAGACTGGGAATAG
- a CDS encoding sterol desaturase family protein — protein sequence MEIYLDILLNSFTDYGNYLWSEITQPAWDNYFYWLVGLSLLVFGLEIWLPWRKDQKIFRKDFWLDLFYLFFNFFLFSLIGYNALSNVGVQLFNDLLHYVGLENVVAFEVRSWPAWSQLLLMFIVADFIQWNIHRLLHRVQWLWEFHKVHHSVKEMGFAAQFRFHFMETIIYKTLQYVPLAMIGFGIQQFFVVHMLGVFIGHLNHANLNWDYGPFKYILNNPKMHLWHHARELPENHKYGMNYGLSLSVWDYLFGTAHVPYHDPNLELGFAGDEDFPEDLGGQMTRPFKSK from the coding sequence ATGGAAATCTATCTAGATATACTACTCAACTCATTTACTGATTATGGTAATTACCTGTGGAGCGAGATAACACAGCCTGCTTGGGATAACTATTTCTATTGGTTGGTAGGTTTGTCGCTTTTAGTGTTTGGGCTGGAAATCTGGTTGCCGTGGAGAAAAGACCAGAAGATTTTCCGCAAGGATTTTTGGTTGGATCTATTCTACCTCTTCTTCAATTTTTTCCTGTTCTCGTTAATAGGTTATAATGCACTATCAAACGTAGGTGTTCAATTGTTCAACGACTTGCTGCATTATGTTGGGTTAGAGAATGTGGTCGCATTTGAAGTACGCAGCTGGCCAGCCTGGTCACAACTGCTTCTTATGTTTATAGTCGCAGATTTTATCCAGTGGAACATTCACAGATTATTACATAGAGTTCAGTGGTTGTGGGAATTTCATAAGGTGCACCACAGCGTCAAGGAAATGGGTTTTGCAGCACAATTTAGATTCCATTTTATGGAAACCATCATTTATAAGACCTTACAATACGTGCCACTCGCAATGATAGGTTTTGGGATCCAACAGTTTTTTGTGGTCCACATGTTGGGCGTATTCATTGGTCATTTAAATCACGCAAACCTCAACTGGGATTATGGGCCATTCAAATATATTTTGAACAATCCCAAAATGCACTTGTGGCACCACGCTAGAGAACTTCCTGAAAACCATAAATACGGGATGAATTATGGTTTGTCGCTCAGCGTCTGGGACTATCTTTTTGGAACGGCGCATGTTCCCTATCACGACCCCAATCTAGAATTGGGATTTGCGGGAGACGAAGATTTTCCTGAGGATTTAGGTGGGCAAATGACCCGACCTTTTAAGAGTAAATAA
- a CDS encoding LuxR C-terminal-related transcriptional regulator: MFRFFYLCFLILFTWTVKAQEVGIYYDQTGDLTLPQMEVQDFKPISSGYSNGLQRGIYWLKISPARETIFQIENNHIKKIEAFSNSNPIKLDRFTGFTSFYLNQEAPTYVKMLIDKEAYFPYTIKTREDFRRATVINHIGMGLFYGFATVCFLLNMGLFYNSKDFSFLFYSIFLFLILSVIAHRDGLVEILGLSDDMKEITEPLSISIGGLMCAVFANESVKIKNYFPFLVYSYWVLAVLSMVLLALYFSTQDYLFMVGIYFVCLYIFLSSWISSLLLIRVQSFAIVFCVAYFFMMILAILFYLGPAFDLQFFEMKKSYLKVGALVEMVIITLAILYRLRVMERSQNQMREEMKFYLSQISFLNEELEKNQLGQDNIFTKFDLTSRESEVLDLIAAGKTNKEIADELYISINTVKFHVKKVYEKLEVSNRKEAYQIVKSSNGEIL; the protein is encoded by the coding sequence TTGTTCCGTTTCTTCTATCTGTGTTTTTTAATACTCTTTACTTGGACCGTCAAGGCTCAAGAGGTAGGTATATATTACGATCAGACCGGCGATCTTACACTACCTCAAATGGAGGTTCAAGATTTCAAGCCTATATCTAGCGGTTATTCCAATGGTTTGCAACGAGGAATCTACTGGTTGAAAATCTCACCTGCAAGGGAAACCATTTTCCAGATTGAAAACAATCACATTAAAAAGATAGAAGCCTTTTCCAATTCTAACCCGATAAAGCTGGATAGGTTTACTGGTTTTACAAGCTTTTATTTAAATCAGGAAGCGCCTACCTATGTTAAAATGCTTATTGATAAAGAGGCTTATTTCCCTTATACTATTAAGACTAGAGAGGACTTTAGACGGGCAACGGTCATCAACCACATAGGAATGGGTCTTTTTTATGGTTTTGCGACCGTTTGCTTTCTTTTGAATATGGGCTTGTTCTATAATTCAAAGGATTTTTCATTTCTATTTTATTCCATTTTCTTGTTTTTGATTCTATCAGTCATTGCGCATCGGGATGGTCTGGTAGAAATTTTGGGTTTGTCAGATGACATGAAAGAAATAACGGAACCACTTTCCATTTCCATAGGTGGTTTAATGTGCGCTGTTTTTGCTAACGAGAGTGTTAAGATCAAGAATTATTTCCCATTCTTGGTTTACAGTTATTGGGTACTAGCCGTTTTAAGCATGGTTTTGTTGGCTCTGTATTTCTCAACCCAGGACTATCTTTTTATGGTTGGGATCTATTTTGTGTGCCTGTACATTTTTTTAAGCTCATGGATCTCATCTCTTTTACTTATTCGGGTTCAAAGTTTTGCCATCGTGTTTTGTGTGGCCTATTTCTTCATGATGATCCTTGCCATCTTATTCTATTTAGGTCCGGCGTTTGACCTGCAGTTTTTTGAGATGAAGAAAAGCTACCTTAAAGTGGGCGCCTTGGTAGAAATGGTCATCATCACGCTCGCCATTCTTTATAGACTTAGGGTGATGGAACGCAGCCAAAACCAGATGCGTGAAGAAATGAAATTTTATCTCTCACAAATTTCTTTTTTGAATGAAGAGCTTGAAAAAAACCAATTGGGTCAGGACAACATCTTTACAAAATTTGACCTCACATCGCGAGAGAGCGAAGTCCTGGATCTAATTGCCGCTGGAAAAACCAATAAGGAAATCGCAGATGAACTCTACATATCCATCAACACGGTAAAATTTCACGTCAAGAAGGTTTATGAAAAGCTGGAAGTTTCCAATCGTAAAGAAGCTTATCAAATCGTAAAGTCCTCAAATGGAGAAATCTTATAG
- a CDS encoding glutaminyl-peptide cyclotransferase, with amino-acid sequence MMNWKYCVLVAFVALSLSSCKTELDRFKSNYSLEITNEKNNWSDDDTVQISLVDDASMGADSIVWYQNARKLEDVEGNTLSRKLINQPLGTLTYKAVVYRNNMVATAATSINRMNPAAPKIYNYNIINTYPHDESAYTQGLEFHNGKLYESTGQYGESDVRITQVETGEVLEKNELGKDIFAEGLTILDDKVYQLTWRSRFGYVYDINLNETDTFKYNQSKEGWGLCNDGEFLYKSDGSDKIWKLDPDTYEELEYIQIVSNKKTFEKINELEYVDGKIYANIYQENAVFILDPKTGALEGVLNMTTLKDQIPNWDKEDNVLNGIAYDKSTNRLFVTGKRWPKMFEIEITQ; translated from the coding sequence ATGATGAACTGGAAATATTGCGTTTTAGTTGCCTTTGTAGCACTCTCATTATCAAGTTGTAAAACCGAGTTAGACCGATTCAAGTCCAATTATTCTCTGGAAATAACCAATGAAAAAAATAACTGGAGTGATGATGATACCGTGCAAATTTCTTTGGTGGACGACGCTTCCATGGGTGCAGACAGCATCGTGTGGTACCAAAATGCCCGTAAATTAGAGGATGTTGAGGGTAATACGCTTTCGCGAAAGCTAATTAACCAACCTTTAGGTACACTTACCTACAAGGCTGTGGTCTACCGCAATAATATGGTGGCCACCGCTGCTACGAGCATAAACCGAATGAATCCTGCAGCACCAAAGATTTATAATTACAATATTATAAACACTTACCCTCATGATGAGTCGGCTTACACGCAAGGACTTGAGTTCCACAATGGGAAATTATACGAAAGTACTGGGCAATATGGTGAATCTGACGTGCGCATCACACAAGTGGAAACTGGCGAGGTACTGGAGAAAAATGAATTGGGCAAGGACATATTTGCAGAAGGCCTTACCATTCTAGATGACAAGGTGTATCAATTGACCTGGAGAAGTCGTTTTGGGTACGTTTATGACATTAATCTTAATGAAACTGATACATTTAAATATAATCAAAGTAAGGAAGGTTGGGGCTTGTGCAACGACGGTGAGTTTCTTTATAAGAGCGATGGTAGCGACAAGATCTGGAAACTGGATCCTGATACCTATGAAGAATTGGAGTATATCCAGATAGTTTCCAATAAAAAGACGTTTGAAAAAATCAATGAACTGGAATATGTTGACGGTAAAATATATGCAAACATCTATCAGGAGAACGCTGTCTTTATTCTAGACCCTAAGACGGGTGCGCTGGAAGGTGTTTTAAACATGACTACCTTAAAAGATCAAATCCCTAATTGGGACAAAGAAGATAATGTCCTTAATGGTATCGCTTATGACAAGTCTACCAACCGTTTATTTGTGACTGGAAAACGCTGGCCTAAAATGTTTGAAATAGAAATCACACAATAG
- a CDS encoding SDR family oxidoreductase → MKKVVLITGGSSGIGKAIAIYLQQAGYTVYGTSRNPDRYPESPVPLVAMDVQDEASISTAVSTIIEKEKTVDILINNAGVGITGPMEETPIEEVKNAMETNFYGPLRVLQAVLPIMRQQRSGRVINITSIAGYMGLPYRGIYSASKGALEITTEAYRMECAHLNIHFSNVAPGDFATNIAAGRFHSPVKEGSDYAAGYSHTLKLIDDHVDDGSDPIEVAKKIKEIIEMKNPGIHYKVGSFLQKFSIVLKKILPEKRYERMLKKHYGL, encoded by the coding sequence ATGAAAAAAGTAGTTTTGATTACCGGCGGCTCGTCTGGAATAGGAAAGGCCATTGCCATTTATTTACAACAAGCCGGATACACTGTCTACGGCACCAGTCGCAATCCTGACCGATATCCAGAATCTCCAGTCCCGTTAGTTGCCATGGACGTGCAGGATGAAGCATCTATCTCTACAGCCGTTTCTACCATCATCGAGAAAGAAAAAACCGTTGATATTCTAATCAACAATGCTGGCGTTGGAATCACTGGACCTATGGAAGAGACACCTATAGAAGAGGTTAAGAATGCCATGGAAACCAACTTTTACGGTCCCTTACGAGTGCTACAGGCCGTCTTGCCCATCATGCGCCAGCAACGAAGTGGTCGCGTCATTAATATTACCAGTATCGCAGGTTATATGGGATTACCATATCGCGGTATTTACAGCGCCAGTAAAGGAGCTCTTGAAATTACTACAGAGGCTTACCGTATGGAATGTGCGCATCTTAATATACACTTTAGCAACGTTGCTCCAGGTGATTTTGCCACTAATATTGCTGCAGGTAGGTTTCATTCACCAGTTAAGGAAGGAAGTGACTACGCTGCTGGCTATTCCCATACTTTAAAATTGATCGACGACCATGTAGACGATGGTAGCGACCCTATTGAGGTGGCCAAAAAAATCAAGGAGATCATCGAAATGAAAAACCCAGGCATTCATTATAAAGTAGGTAGCTTTTTACAAAAGTTTTCTATCGTGCTTAAAAAGATACTTCCAGAAAAACGATATGAACGCATGCTTAAAAAGCATTACGGATTGTAG